In Pleomorphomonas sp. T1.2MG-36, one genomic interval encodes:
- a CDS encoding carbohydrate ABC transporter permease, whose translation MTRKRIVLTVLHRLAVLAYVAFALFPLFWLLKVSVTPTSLLYTEGIRLWPSRASLEHYQFVLTHSSFPTFFLNSTIVSGATAVIVTIVASLAGYAMSRFVFRGKYWIVGLLLLTQMFPLVMLIAPMFKMLSPLGLTNSLTGLVIVYVAFNVPFATFLMQSFFDGIPKDLEDAAMIDGATRFTAFRQIILPLTLPGIAATLGFVFTAAWSELLFALMLISGNQATTFPVGLLSFVSKFSVDFGQMMAAGVLALIPACLFFLLIQRYLVQGLTAGAVKG comes from the coding sequence ATGACCAGAAAGCGCATCGTCCTCACCGTGCTGCATCGGCTGGCCGTCCTCGCCTATGTGGCCTTCGCCCTGTTCCCGCTGTTCTGGCTGCTCAAGGTGTCGGTGACGCCGACCAGCCTGCTCTACACCGAGGGCATCCGGCTCTGGCCGTCGCGGGCGAGCCTCGAACACTACCAGTTCGTCCTGACCCACTCGAGCTTCCCGACCTTCTTCCTGAACTCGACCATCGTTTCGGGCGCGACGGCGGTGATCGTCACCATCGTCGCCTCGCTGGCCGGTTACGCCATGTCGCGCTTCGTCTTCCGCGGCAAGTACTGGATCGTCGGCCTGTTGCTGCTGACCCAGATGTTCCCGCTGGTGATGCTGATCGCGCCGATGTTCAAGATGCTGTCGCCGCTCGGCCTCACCAACAGCCTCACCGGCCTCGTCATCGTCTACGTCGCCTTCAACGTGCCCTTCGCCACCTTCCTGATGCAGTCGTTCTTCGACGGCATCCCGAAGGACCTCGAGGACGCGGCGATGATCGACGGCGCCACGCGTTTCACGGCGTTCCGGCAGATCATCCTGCCGCTGACGCTGCCCGGCATCGCCGCGACGCTCGGCTTCGTCTTCACGGCGGCATGGAGCGAACTGCTGTTCGCGCTGATGCTGATTTCCGGCAACCAGGCAACCACCTTCCCGGTTGGCCTCCTGTCCTTCGTCTCCAAGTTCTCCGTCGACTTCGGGCAGATGATGGCCGCTGGCGTACTGGCACTGATCCCGGCCTGCCTGTTCTTCCTTCTGATACAGCGCTATCTCGTGCAGGGCCTGACGGCCGGCGCGGTGAAGGGCTGA
- a CDS encoding ABC transporter substrate-binding protein translates to MNRILAIASLSTLLMAGTALADTTLKLVEVITSPERTETLKGIVKTFEDANPGTKVEIISLPWNQAFEKFATMVSAGETPDVVEMPDTWLALYANNGALESLEPYLAKWEYTSGLTARALEMGRTVKNTAYMLPYGFYLRAMFYNKKLLSEAGVAEPPKTLDEFKAAAEKVSKLPGKSGYCLRGGPGGLNGWVMFGATMAGDNTFFKQDGTSTFADEGWVKGISYVIDLYKSGLAPKDSVNWGFNEIVGGFYSGTCAFLDQDPDALISIAERMKPEDYGVAPFPKGPAGKAFPTIGYGGWSMFANSEHKDLAWNLIATLEAPEGNIAWNKRIGALPIHTAAEKDPFYAGDQFKGWFQELSDPDVTPTVMPTHLEEFAFFKDSLVINTSQKALLGEITPEDLAKQWADYMTAAQQKFLAAK, encoded by the coding sequence ATGAACAGGATTTTGGCTATCGCGTCGCTGTCGACGCTGCTCATGGCCGGCACAGCCCTCGCCGATACCACGCTGAAGCTGGTCGAAGTGATTACCAGCCCCGAGCGCACCGAAACGCTGAAGGGCATCGTCAAGACCTTCGAAGACGCCAACCCCGGCACCAAGGTGGAGATCATCTCCCTGCCGTGGAACCAGGCTTTCGAGAAGTTCGCCACCATGGTTTCGGCCGGCGAGACGCCCGACGTGGTCGAGATGCCCGACACCTGGCTCGCCCTCTACGCCAACAACGGCGCGCTCGAGAGCCTGGAGCCCTATCTTGCCAAGTGGGAGTATACGTCCGGCTTGACGGCGCGCGCCCTTGAAATGGGCCGCACGGTGAAGAACACCGCCTACATGCTGCCCTACGGCTTCTATCTCCGGGCGATGTTCTACAACAAGAAGCTTCTGTCCGAGGCCGGCGTCGCCGAGCCGCCGAAGACGCTCGACGAGTTCAAGGCGGCAGCCGAGAAGGTGTCGAAGCTGCCCGGCAAGTCGGGCTACTGCCTGCGTGGCGGCCCCGGCGGCCTCAACGGCTGGGTGATGTTCGGCGCGACCATGGCCGGCGACAACACGTTCTTCAAACAGGACGGCACGTCGACGTTTGCCGATGAAGGCTGGGTCAAGGGCATCAGCTACGTCATCGACCTCTACAAGTCCGGTCTTGCTCCGAAGGATAGCGTCAACTGGGGCTTCAACGAGATCGTCGGCGGCTTCTACTCCGGCACCTGCGCCTTCCTCGACCAGGATCCGGACGCGCTTATCTCCATCGCCGAGCGCATGAAGCCTGAAGATTACGGCGTCGCGCCGTTCCCGAAGGGACCGGCCGGCAAGGCCTTCCCGACCATCGGCTATGGCGGCTGGTCGATGTTCGCCAACAGCGAGCACAAGGACCTCGCCTGGAACCTGATTGCGACGCTCGAAGCGCCGGAGGGCAACATCGCCTGGAACAAGCGCATCGGCGCGCTGCCGATCCACACGGCGGCCGAAAAGGATCCGTTCTATGCCGGCGACCAGTTCAAGGGCTGGTTCCAGGAACTCAGCGATCCCGATGTCACGCCGACGGTGATGCCGACCCATCTTGAGGAGTTCGCCTTCTTCAAGGACTCGCTGGTGATCAACACTAGCCAGAAGGCGTTGCTCGGCGAGATCACGCCCGAGGACCTCGCCAAGCAGTGGGCCGACTACATGACGGCGGCGCAGCAGAAGTTCCTCGCGGCCAAGTAA
- a CDS encoding ABC transporter ATP-binding protein, producing MASITIQSITKTFGTVPVLNDIDLSIADGEFVVLVGPSGCGKSTLLRMIAGLEDITAGEIRIDDRRINEVAPKDRDIAMVFQSYALYPHMTVADNMSYSLKLRKTAKERIADAVGAAAGKLGLDPLLERRPKALSGGQRQRVAMGRAIVRHPKAFLFDEPLSNLDARLREQMRAEIKRLHKSIGATSVYVTHDQIEAMTLADRIVAMHGGIIQQVGNPLDLYDRPANLFVAGFIGSPAMNFVEGHCRSGAIETDDGSKIAIPDGIRLTEGQAVTVGVRPEHVRVVAGPEADSYAARVDLVEPTGFGTIVHVRLLGQDLKIYTLERGAAEVGQPLHIALDGTRLHVFDRETTNRIG from the coding sequence ATGGCTTCCATCACCATCCAGTCGATCACCAAGACCTTCGGCACCGTGCCGGTCCTCAATGACATCGACCTCTCCATCGCCGACGGCGAGTTCGTCGTGCTGGTCGGCCCCTCCGGCTGCGGCAAGTCGACGCTGCTCAGGATGATCGCCGGGCTCGAGGACATCACGGCCGGCGAGATCCGCATCGACGATCGCCGCATCAACGAGGTTGCGCCCAAGGATCGCGACATCGCCATGGTGTTCCAGTCCTATGCGCTCTATCCGCACATGACGGTGGCCGACAACATGAGCTACAGCCTGAAGCTCAGGAAGACGGCCAAGGAAAGGATCGCCGACGCGGTCGGCGCCGCAGCCGGCAAGCTCGGCCTCGATCCGCTCCTGGAGCGCCGGCCGAAGGCGCTCTCCGGCGGCCAGCGCCAGCGCGTTGCCATGGGCCGTGCGATCGTCCGCCATCCCAAGGCCTTCCTGTTCGACGAACCGCTCAGCAATCTCGATGCCCGCCTGCGCGAGCAGATGCGCGCCGAAATCAAGCGCCTGCACAAGTCGATCGGCGCCACCTCGGTCTACGTCACCCATGACCAGATCGAGGCGATGACGCTCGCCGATCGCATCGTCGCCATGCATGGCGGCATCATCCAGCAGGTCGGCAACCCGCTCGATCTCTACGACCGCCCGGCCAACCTGTTCGTCGCCGGCTTCATCGGCTCGCCGGCCATGAACTTCGTGGAAGGACATTGCCGGTCCGGCGCCATCGAGACCGACGACGGCAGCAAGATCGCCATTCCCGACGGCATCCGGTTGACCGAGGGACAGGCGGTGACCGTCGGCGTCCGTCCCGAGCATGTGCGCGTCGTCGCCGGCCCGGAGGCAGACAGCTACGCGGCGCGCGTCGATCTGGTGGAGCCGACCGGTTTCGGCACCATCGTGCACGTTCGCCTGCTCGGCCAGGACCTCAAGATCTACACGCTGGAGCGCGGCGCCGCCGAAGTCGGCCAACCGCTGCACATCGCGCTCGACGGTACGCGCCTTCACGTCTTCGATCGGGAGACGACCAACCGCATCGGATGA
- a CDS encoding PLP-dependent transferase — protein MSEEADPIRRASLIVAHDEANAYDAVVPPIAQTSLFTFSSYDEMNETYMGKKTRPTYTRGLNPTVRHFEDMIARLEGGEDAIGFASGMAAISSTVMTFVRPGDKLLCVRHVYPDAYRLFEILLKQYGVHTVYVDGRDEAAVARELPGAALFYLESPTSWSMDALDVASLAALARKHGVVTAIDNSWASPVFQQPLSLGVDLVLHSASKYIGGHSDVVAGVVTGSKALIGKVRSTTYPYLGGKLSPFEAWLLIRGLRTLPARMKAHEAAALHVARKLAAHPLVENVLHPGLGNSLPPGLHGTSGLFSFTFAEGVDIPKFADGLKLFKLGVSWGGHESLIVPATVVHNQAAGPNSAVDFGISPRVVRLHVGLEGAEALWADLGGAIDAARM, from the coding sequence ATGAGTGAGGAAGCCGACCCGATCAGGCGCGCCAGCCTGATCGTCGCCCATGACGAGGCGAATGCCTACGACGCCGTGGTGCCCCCGATCGCCCAGACGTCACTGTTCACCTTCTCGTCCTACGACGAGATGAATGAGACCTACATGGGCAAGAAGACGCGGCCCACCTACACGCGCGGCCTCAACCCGACCGTCCGCCATTTCGAGGACATGATCGCGCGGCTCGAGGGCGGTGAGGATGCCATCGGCTTCGCCTCCGGCATGGCGGCGATTTCCTCGACGGTGATGACCTTCGTCCGCCCCGGCGACAAGCTGCTCTGCGTGCGCCACGTCTACCCCGATGCCTACCGTCTGTTCGAGATCCTCTTGAAGCAGTATGGCGTTCACACCGTCTATGTCGACGGTCGCGACGAGGCGGCGGTGGCCCGCGAATTGCCCGGCGCCGCGCTGTTCTATCTCGAGAGCCCGACCAGTTGGTCGATGGACGCGCTCGATGTCGCCTCCCTCGCCGCTCTCGCCCGCAAGCACGGCGTCGTCACGGCGATCGACAACAGCTGGGCGTCGCCCGTCTTCCAGCAGCCGCTGTCGCTCGGCGTCGATCTCGTGCTTCACTCGGCCTCCAAGTATATCGGCGGCCACTCGGACGTGGTCGCCGGCGTGGTGACCGGATCGAAGGCGCTGATCGGCAAGGTCCGCTCGACGACCTATCCCTATCTCGGTGGCAAGCTGTCGCCCTTCGAAGCCTGGCTCTTGATCCGTGGCCTCAGGACCCTGCCGGCCCGGATGAAGGCGCATGAGGCGGCGGCGCTCCACGTTGCCCGCAAGCTCGCCGCCCATCCGCTGGTCGAAAACGTCTTGCATCCCGGCCTCGGCAACAGTCTGCCGCCCGGCCTTCACGGCACGTCGGGCCTGTTCTCCTTCACCTTCGCCGAAGGCGTCGACATTCCGAAGTTTGCCGATGGACTGAAGCTATTCAAGCTCGGCGTCAGTTGGGGCGGCCACGAGAGCCTGATCGTTCCGGCAACCGTCGTCCACAATCAAGCGGCCGGACCGAACTCGGCGGTCGATTTCGGCATCAGCCCGCGCGTGGTGCGCCTGCACGTCGGCCTCGAAGGCGCGGAAGCGCTGTGGGCCGATCTCGGCGGGGCCATCGACGCGGCGCGCATGTAG
- a CDS encoding carbohydrate ABC transporter permease, translating to MQKVAAHLEPWLYSAPVLILIVAIMLVPLALGVSYAFRDIRLLNPFSGGFVGLKHFRELASDGAFRGALVNTLWWTFSSVILQFIFGLILALLLNRPFKGRALAQALCFLPWAVPSFLSGLDWAWMFNPVVGPIPHWLYALGILSEPNNILSDPETAMWGPIVANVWWGIPFFAITMLAALQAIPKDLYEAAEIDGAGPIERFRSITVPFLAPTMAISILLRTVWIANFADLIIVMTNGGPADRTQIVASYIFTQAFRRLDFGYASAIALVLLVLLLAYSMLIVVLRQTMLTRH from the coding sequence ATGCAGAAGGTCGCCGCTCATCTTGAGCCCTGGCTCTACTCGGCTCCGGTGCTGATCCTGATCGTCGCCATCATGCTGGTGCCGTTGGCGCTCGGCGTTTCCTATGCCTTTCGCGATATCCGTCTGCTCAACCCGTTCAGCGGCGGCTTCGTCGGCCTCAAGCATTTCCGCGAGCTCGCCAGCGACGGCGCCTTTCGCGGTGCGCTGGTCAACACGCTCTGGTGGACCTTCAGCTCGGTCATTCTGCAATTCATCTTCGGCCTGATCCTGGCGCTGCTGCTCAACCGGCCGTTCAAGGGCCGGGCTCTGGCGCAGGCGCTGTGCTTCCTGCCCTGGGCCGTGCCGAGCTTCCTCTCCGGCCTCGACTGGGCGTGGATGTTCAACCCGGTGGTCGGTCCCATTCCGCACTGGCTTTATGCGCTTGGCATCCTGTCGGAGCCCAACAACATCCTGTCCGATCCGGAAACCGCCATGTGGGGACCGATCGTCGCCAACGTCTGGTGGGGAATCCCTTTCTTCGCCATCACCATGCTGGCGGCGCTTCAGGCCATTCCGAAAGACCTCTACGAGGCGGCCGAGATCGACGGCGCCGGCCCGATCGAGCGCTTCCGGTCGATCACCGTGCCGTTCCTGGCGCCGACCATGGCCATCTCCATCCTGCTGCGCACCGTGTGGATCGCCAACTTCGCCGATCTCATCATCGTCATGACCAACGGCGGCCCGGCCGACCGGACCCAGATCGTGGCGAGCTACATCTTCACCCAGGCCTTCCGCCGGCTCGACTTCGGCTACGCCTCGGCGATCGCGCTGGTGCTCCTGGTGCTGCTGCTCGCCTATTCGATGCTGATTGTGGTCTTGCGCCAAACCATGCTGACGAGGCACTGA
- a CDS encoding substrate-binding domain-containing protein, which produces MTIRSLARLALAGSAFAFLATSAMADGIGASLLTQQHPFYIELADAMKAEATAKDVKLEVAIANQDLNKQLADVEDFIVKGVDVIVLSPVDSKGVKAVIEKAQKAGIKVITVDVPATGVDVTSYIGTDNYAGGVKAGELMAKELGDKGKVAIIDYPTVQSVVNRIDGFKKAIGEHKDVEIVAQQTGITRAEALAAAQNMLQANPDIQGIFGFGDDAALAAAVAVKSAGLENQVKVIGFDGMEEARNAVDTNPVMVGVIQQFPGEMGKRAVDTAIDVIAGKEVPAEQPIEPGVYTRK; this is translated from the coding sequence ATGACCATTCGTTCGCTTGCTCGCCTGGCTCTCGCCGGCTCCGCCTTCGCCTTCCTCGCCACGTCGGCCATGGCCGACGGTATCGGCGCCTCGCTGCTCACCCAGCAGCATCCGTTCTACATCGAGCTCGCCGACGCCATGAAGGCCGAGGCGACCGCTAAGGACGTAAAGCTCGAGGTGGCGATCGCCAATCAGGACCTCAACAAGCAGCTCGCCGACGTTGAGGACTTCATCGTCAAGGGCGTCGACGTCATCGTGCTGTCGCCGGTCGACAGCAAGGGCGTCAAGGCCGTGATCGAGAAGGCCCAGAAGGCCGGCATCAAGGTGATCACCGTCGACGTGCCGGCTACCGGCGTCGACGTCACGTCCTACATCGGCACCGACAACTACGCCGGTGGCGTCAAGGCCGGCGAACTGATGGCCAAGGAGCTCGGTGACAAGGGCAAGGTCGCGATCATCGACTACCCGACCGTGCAGTCGGTGGTGAACCGCATCGACGGCTTCAAGAAGGCCATCGGCGAGCACAAGGACGTCGAGATCGTCGCCCAGCAGACCGGCATCACCCGCGCCGAAGCGCTGGCCGCCGCCCAGAACATGCTGCAGGCCAATCCCGACATCCAGGGTATCTTCGGCTTCGGCGACGACGCCGCGCTGGCCGCCGCCGTGGCGGTGAAGTCGGCCGGTCTCGAGAACCAGGTCAAGGTGATCGGCTTCGACGGCATGGAAGAAGCCCGCAATGCGGTCGACACCAACCCGGTCATGGTCGGCGTCATCCAGCAGTTCCCGGGCGAGATGGGCAAGCGGGCCGTCGACACGGCCATCGACGTCATCGCCGGCAAGGAAGTTCCTGCCGAGCAGCCGATCGAGCCGGGCGTCTACACCCGCAAGTGA